A window from Mixophyes fleayi isolate aMixFle1 chromosome 12, aMixFle1.hap1, whole genome shotgun sequence encodes these proteins:
- the ACYP1 gene encoding acylphosphatase-1, translating to MAEGDTLISLDYEVFGKVQGVFFRKYTQGEGARLGLVGWVRNTETGTVRGQLQGPIARVREMQEWLQNRGSPKSRIKEAQFHNEKKIQRLEYSIFQIRK from the exons ATGGCAGAAGGGGATACACTGATCTCCCTGGATTACGAGGTGTTTGGGAAAGTTCAAGGTGTTTTCTTTCGCAAGTATACGCAG GGAGAAGGGGCTCGTCTGGGCCTAGTTGGTTGGGTGCGTAATACGGAGACGGGAACAGTCCGGGGACAGCTGCAAGGTCCTATAGCCAGAGTGCGAGAGATGCAGGAATGGCTGCAAAACAGAGGAAGCCCGAAGTCCAGGATCAAAGAGGCACAATTCCATAATGAAAAGAAGATCCAACGCCTGGAATACAGCATTTTTCAGATCCGCAAGTGA